Genomic segment of Eupeodes corollae chromosome 2, idEupCoro1.1, whole genome shotgun sequence:
ATCTTCGGTACTTTTTGTTTGTACTCAGAAGGAACAAAACTTCTATCTTCTATCCTTGAATGAATTGTATTGAAAACCATTTATCAACATACTTTTTTCTAacgatttttaacatttagctGTGCTTTAATAACCGCTAAGGCATAGGgatttatttttcagaatttatcataatttcatttacatttggtagttaaaattaattaaaatacaatattatgACGATTTCTTGCATTTCTTTCCAGATTATTAATATGGATCCATTTTGGGTTCCCTCAACCGAGGAGGAGTACACTCACTTTGGAGAAAAAGCCGATTCAGCAAATCGAGCCAAAGTTTACATGGACAGCGTCCGCAGACGTAAAGGATTGTATGTGgatgataaaataattgaacatgctgaaaaacaaagaactttatccaaaaataagtaaactaaattgtaaaaatgtctgtttttttaaagtaaatgaaataaagtgcactttttttaatggtttttttatttgaacacaTTTAAGGAGAACCTTTTGATACAAAAAGTTTCTGATAAATCATGCAAAATgtaattttgattgaatttacaaaattttagaaaggatttagtttgaaaaatcaGCATGTATTATtgcttcaattttcttgaattaCCAGCTgtcaaatatgtaaataaaataatgggacacaatttgtatttgcattttatttcgaTGGTTGTTGACTGAGAAAAAATATCATGAATAACGAATACAATCGCAAGTTTAAGGAAGTGTCATTAATGttacttaagggggtattctggtctagagacatgaattttatgtaatttttgaagtgctgtagaaaaaagcaagctacaattttaccatacatttttttatacattatttattcacattagaagcatacaaaaaaaaataaaaaagtaaaaaaaaataaaaattccgttagttatcagctgatagagtagtgcgtctcaaaaatttggtgcgtgaccatacccacgattttaactctcctagaaatctgaaatcaaaaactaaaaaagattattaatctacaataatgtcgcaatgtctggaactacggaaaagttacaaacatttttttttacaaaatggcggctgtctaaagaaaaatacaaaaaatttaccatttttttgaacattcttcgatttgttaaaaatattaaaaatgaaaatttggggatggccgtagttccggacgtagacaagtccctaaagaagaatctcttaaaatttcaagtaaatcggttcggcagaacctgagaaatcgtgggtatcagattcaaaaagacagttctgagaaaaacgcgtttaaagtaccccattatgtattttgttctattagttgcagcccaaccgatttggatggctgctcagcaaaatacttatttctccgaaaataatttgaatttgggaaaatcctctagtagacatattcttaaatagttaaactatgaaaatatgaaaagaaaaaaaaatcgattttttttaatttctagaccagaatacccccttaagtagCTCTTGGAATGAACTTGTACCTTGAACTATCAAATCTTTCGGTTtaagaagaaaacaattaaaataaataaactagacAATGTTTACAGATTAGGAATAtgtctttcaaaaaagaaatgtttaacatatattttaaagtgttactagtttttgttcaaaaactgtATATCCACGTTTAGAAAcatgaatttatcaaaaatgaaaaaaaaaaactatcacggGAAAATTATCTTTAACCTTATAAACATTTCCAGGAATTGTTGGTGATTGTATAAATGTTTTATGGGACCGACATAGTTTTTAATGTATCAGAAATTAGACAAATAAACAGATATGATATTCCGAAGATTACTTCTTCTATATATTAATAACACATAGAAAAATACTTCTTAATgattaaattgttgaaaagcaACTTTGATGTATTTCttgaaagaatttaattttttaaataaagttcaacctCTTTTTTACTGAAAATTCCTCCAGCTGATATTcaacgtacatatgtatattgaacagaaataaaaaatggtaaattgaGTATTATATCACACTGAAACAATCCAAGGGATTGGAAGGCTGCACAATTTTGTAATGTGTCAATCAAAATTTATACACAAATTAAAGGTATTCGCAAAAGTGATCAAATTTAAGACTGTCTTGCGTAGGCAgtgtttttcttagaaaagtGAAAGTTGGTATCATATTCAAATTGACTAAGTCTTAAATTCTTTAGAGTTGACAAATGTTTGAAGAAATGTTATGGGTGATTAAATATTACAGTATATAATCGACTTTAGTTAGAActattagaaattaaaaaaaaacttcccataggaagttattgtaatgggtccgatttttcaaattgaaaatttgcgcgtgcgtgtgtacgtacgttcgtacgtccgtacgtttgcgacatTTTtgcgtcgtccatagctcaagaaccagaagatgtcgatttcaaataaatgttgctatacagataataaggcagaaagatacagaaagggctctcaagaaaattgcgtgtgtggtttctttaccatagcagtttgaacaaaaggtgaacattttagttaaccctaaatatcttacgaaccaaaaacgctaaagtctcgaattaaatttaatataatatattgtagcgtgatatcaaagaagtatattttttgcaaaaaatcaacggatttttttataaataaaaaaaaaactgaaaaaaaaaatttgccacctccaaaattttacgactaaaatatgatttcatctccaaaacaattttgtgcaacaaagaataatatttttgacatctgataaaattttgggaaaaatcgaattgacagttttttttacaaaaaataaaaacctgaacaaaaattaataaaagttggtaaacattgattttcggctgaaatatcttttcaaaactttgagatattacttttatctttcaaaaaatattgttgtcaacattcagtacaattttgagaaaaactaaattgacagtttttatacaaaaaattaaaaaccgaaaaaaattaacaaaagttggtaaagaatgatttttgactcaaatatctttcaaaaatttgagataatagcttaaacttaattttcactcataagaaatattgttttcaacattaggacgaattttgagaaaaatcgaattgacggttttcttacaaaaaataaaaacctaaaaaaaatgtataaaagttggtaaaaactgattttcgaatcaaatatcttttcaaaaattgtagttattggctttaaactacttttatgtttcaacaaatattgttgtcaacattcagtaaaattttgaaaaaaatccaattgacagtttttatacaaaaaattaaaaaccaaacaatattaataaaagttggcaaaaattgattttcgactcaattatctttctaaaaatttgaaatattttcttcaaactaattttatcttataagaaatattgttttcaacattcgataaaattttgaaaataatcgaattgccagttttttttacaaaaaataaaacactaaaaaaaaaacaatactaaaccttggtaaaaatttaatttcgactcaaatagcttttcaaaaaattgaaatattggcttcaaactaattttatcctataagaaatattgttgtcaacattcagtaaaattttgaaaaaaatcgaattgacagtttttgtacaaaaaattaaaaacataaaaaaaattaacaaaagttggtaaaaattgattttcgacttaaatagcttttcaaaaattaaaaatattagcttcaaacttattttatttcacagaaaatattgttttcgatattcagtaatttttatataaaaatccaacagtccgttttttcttaaaaaataaaatctacaaaaaatagtacgcaaatttagtaaaaattgatacgagaatATATAGAAAAAGTTCTAAGCAAGACGTTCGAAAATAAAAGAGGCATTTAAttccaagacttcaaaaatgtcTTGAATTGACAGGAAAGATTATCGTAGGTCGCCCTTTTAGCATGATACTAAGATTCAAGTGCCCTGTTGATAAGTATGTGAACAGTTGAATTAGTCATATCATATGATGGTAAAAGTTCAGACAAAAATGCGAACTTTTGaacttttccaaattttatgTTCCTATAAAAATTTTGAGTTGGCAGTTCCGTATTCGCCGTAATGTCTTAACTCCTAAAAGCATATACAAATTATAGCAGAATCTTGTGCTTATTTTAATCTCCTTAAAATATtctgtatattttatattgcgTTTTGGCCTCCTTAAAATATTCTCTTTAATTCATATTACCTTTCATTCTCCTTAAGATATTCTGTACATTTCATATTTCGTTTCATCCAAAAAGTatgcaaatattgttaaaacttGTTACAATCAGTTCAGTTTAAAAATACTAATGAATGTactaacttcccattggaagttattgtaatgggtccgatttgtcgaattgaaaattttgacatttcttaacgttttaaggtccctaaagtcgaaataaaagatttaaagagatgtatgtgcgtgcgtgtatgcgtacgtttgtacgtccgtacgtttactacgttttttcgtcctccatagctcaagagccaaaagacatatcgacttcaaataaattttgttatacagataataatgcagaaaggactgtcaacaaaattgcgtgggtggttttattgtcatagcaatttaaaaaaaagtgaaaatgttaattaacccaaaatatctaacgaaccaataacgctagtgacttgaattaaattttatattatgtattgtaacgcgataccaatcaaatatgtttttgcaCGAAAATcccaattaacgatttttttaaaaatcaaacaaaaaaaaactgaacaacaaatatttgacaGCTCGAAATTTGTATgaacaaaaaacgattttatctctttaaaacaattttgttcaacgaaaaataaagttcttaacatctggtaaaattttgaggaaaatagaattgaaagtttttttacaaaaaataaaaaacttaaagaaaataatacttaaacttagtaaacattttattttgactcaaacatcttttcaaaagtttaaaatattggtttcataCTAATTTCATCtcataaaaaacattgttttcaacattcagtgcattttttattgaaatccaacagtcaattttttgacaaaaaaaaaactacgaaaaAAGTACGGAAATGCTACTATAAtagtgaaaatttattttttgacttaaaatctcCATCCGTAAtgtaaaattgtatgagattttccactacgaaaggatttcatgatacagtttttcgggattcgaaaaaatttccaattacgatggaattcatgatagggctgaatttTAAAATCAGACTATATTGgcataaatcgacagacgagataggaagttatcagtgtcggtcgcattccagcctcttttttcaaattgaaatgtaaaattttactttatcgttgcctaaaatcaaaagaaataaataaaacattggttaatttctgataaaaaattaaatcttaaaatttcttgtgatctagtgaaaaaaaaaactaatggcAGTAGATAAAAAAACCAGTCAAATCGTCATTTGAGGCCGATCcactttttacaaatttgattaatGATATTTTATAAAGCTTCGCCACAAACACtcgaaaaccaataaaaaatgaaaacaaagctatttttataaatatttttggaaacaaattttgaagtgctgtaaattttaagttaagattttaaaaattcttccgCAACCAAGGTCTGGCAGTTTCTAACAGTTTTGCTAAACTTTAAACTCAAAACCTTTAACGAATGTTAATATcactaaaaaagtgtaattttttgacttttaggtaccaacgatttttttcaaaaacttttgtatcaaaataaaagtCGTCAGTATAAAAAttagcattttttatttaaaatgtacacaactcaactttttacttttaaaaaaacttattctaatgtttgttttgttgagcTATTGCTAGCTTATATTGTTACTGCTTTCTATGCTATTGGAACTCTTATTGGCTTGTGACTCGATTATTTCTGGCGATTTCTTATCGTCAGTAATCAGACCATTTTCTTTGTCATCGGCAGCAACAACAGCGAGTTCATTATTTCCAACTTTCAAATGAATCCCTCTGCaatgaaatatacatatttagatGTTTAgtttcaaagaattaaaattatcaacCAAAATCCacttacaaaattaagaaaaacaccGCAATTTGTGTAGCGatagttaacaaaaatactgCTGATCTTTTACCGATCGTAGATCGATAGATTTGCGAATAACAAACTCCACTAATGAAAGGTACTGCATTATCACAAACTGACAGAAGAGCGAAAACTTTCCCTCTTTCGGATTGTGGGACGATCTTAGAAGTGATCGATCTGATCATTGGGCCAACGATCGGTCCCAAACTGCAAATAACAGCTCCGGTGTAGAAAAATGTGGGTGTATCGGCAAAGTAGTAGAATAATCGAGCTATTGCATGGGCCCAAACTCCAATGAAGACAATTGCCTAAAAACGACAGAGAAGttaatattttcactttttaagtTCAACTTTCAAAAGACTCACAGTGTCCCTCCATCCAAAGACCTTGTTTAGAAGAGGAATTGCTATCAATGCTGCGATCACATAAGCTGTTGATTGGAAAGTCTTAAAGTTGCTGTAGATCTTAACGTCCCACTGGAATTTCAATTGAGCATAGAGATACAAGTAGGGCTTCTCATCCCTTTGGAATGTGTAAAGAGCCATTGAGATCAGTAGAATTATGAGAAAGGATCTTCGATTTCCTGGACGTTTCTTCGCTAACACACCAAATGAGTCCTGCAAGTGTTGAATGTCAAAGAAGTCGGGAAAGAATCCACAGAAGGTTATTTCTCGTAGAGATCTTTGCTTTGAAGTTGTTTGCcactgaaaattaatttctataaaattaatcatCTCAATTTAGAGAGTGATCTTACCAACCTTAAGGAAGATTATGCTGTAGACGATGCCAACGAACATTATTGATGCATTTATGGCAAACATTGATGCATGGGACTTATTAAGGACATTATTAAACATATAAGAACCTAGAAATAATAATGTTattcaagaaataaattattgttttaaagggTGGCATTTGTAGTCTTACCAAATGCCACTCCAGTTGGCATGGCACTCAAATAACAGATATCAAGAATTGTGACTCGCATTGTTCTATTTTTCAGAGATGAAACATCTGAAATATAAGCAAAGCAGGAGGCAAATATCGCAACATCAGCTCCTGTGAGTGCACATGGAAGAGTAGCAGTGAAAATTACATATTCCACTGGCCAagattctattaaataaaaaagtgaggAGAAAAATTAAGAAGACGTTAACAAATCGGTAAGTGTCCACCTACTTTGCCTTGCATTCACAACCATCATTATCGAATAAATGAATTTGCCGCACAAGCCCATAAGCAATGGGAATTTACGGCCCCTTTTATCTGACCATGATCCTAAAAATAAAGCTAATACTATTGGAAATATGTGCGCTGAGATATTTTCCCATTGATGAAATTTTGATGTTGTTATCTAATACGAGATTTATTGATTACttcaaaagaataatttaatacaataaattttacttacctgtacttcttttttgatttcaggaaatttatctaaattattacaaatttctAAACTATAATTGTTATTAACTAAACAtgattttcgaacaaaaaagtCTTGTTCTACCACAGAGGTGAATAAAAAGGCAaacatatataaaaacattgttgGCTCGACGGATATGTCTCGGTACCAAGGCGAGAGGAAATTTCCTTTCCATCGTTGAAAGCGACTTTCTGGAGGTTGGTTGGTCtgaaattcatacaaaaataattatagatTACTAAATTGAACAAGGAGTTAGTAAATAGAATGAgtgaatacattttaaacaaacataaaatatttttaaacgaaaGAGTTCTCGTACGAACTTGCTTTCTCCCTATATCATCTTATATGAAGCAGAGATGCtaataaaatgtcattttactaaaaaatcattatgaAAGTGAAACCACTATAATAAAATAccagttttttgtaaacttatgGCAATTGTTAAGGTTCCGGTCAGAAAATCATGAATTAAATGCTTGCTGTTTCAGGGCTGCATTTTTGCTAACTTCTTTATTAATATTCCTTCAttgttttgttgataaaaaatggtattttttgttGGCAACTAATTCTCAAATACATCAAAACCTATcttgtattcaaaaaatttgatttaattgtgTATTTGGGTGcgaaaagttgtatttttgggttttctctggaaatatattttttataaaaaaaacacatattttacaGTGGTACCggaatggaaaaaaatatcttggaatttattttaataaacactcGAAAAGTTCATATTTTCGCAATATGATattaaaacaacacaaaaacttttaaaatgtaattcccACAATTTCTGCATTATAATGGGCTGCAGATCGTTTTATTGAAAgacttcaattttttgatatctcAAATAcgggtatgtttgtttt
This window contains:
- the LOC129944006 gene encoding proton-coupled folate transporter gives rise to the protein MDKETNQPPESRFQRWKGNFLSPWYRDISVEPTMFLYMFAFLFTSVVEQDFFVRKSCLVNNNYSLEICNNLDKFPEIKKEVQITTSKFHQWENISAHIFPIVLALFLGSWSDKRGRKFPLLMGLCGKFIYSIMMVVNARQKSWPVEYVIFTATLPCALTGADVAIFASCFAYISDVSSLKNRTMRVTILDICYLSAMPTGVAFGSYMFNNVLNKSHASMFAINASIMFVGIVYSIIFLKWQTTSKQRSLREITFCGFFPDFFDIQHLQDSFGVLAKKRPGNRRSFLIILLISMALYTFQRDEKPYLYLYAQLKFQWDVKIYSNFKTFQSTAYVIAALIAIPLLNKVFGWRDTAIVFIGVWAHAIARLFYYFADTPTFFYTGAVICSLGPIVGPMIRSITSKIVPQSERGKVFALLSVCDNAVPFISGVCYSQIYRSTIGKRSAVFLLTIATQIAVFFLILGIHLKVGNNELAVVAADDKENGLITDDKKSPEIIESQANKSSNSIESSNNIS